CACAGCCCGGTGAGGCTAGTAGTATTCGGGTTTCCGTGGCAAGGTACGTAGCGCATTTTCTCCCAGGAGTCCATCATCTTTTCAAGGCAGCCTGCCCGGAAGACGACACCTCGTGGTAGGAATTCCCAAAATGGGAACGAAACTGAACGCCCACCCGCTGGGGCACACTGCGCGACGTTAGCAGGGCGGTTCGCGAACCGCCCCTACGTCTCATTCATACCGCAAGGCTTCGATGGGGTTGAGCGGAACAGGAAGCAAGGAAGTAGGGAGGGTTCTAGTGGCTGGAGGCTTGAGGCTAGAAGCTACAAGAGGAGGGGATCTCCCAGGCGAGAGCGAATTTCGAGTTTCGATTTTCGTTTTTCGCCTTTTTCCTCTACGTCGGCACCCGGCACTATATCTCAGCGTCGGCCCGGCGGGCCTCCCGGGCGGCCGCCAAAACCCCCGCCCGGCGGCGGTGCCATGCCTTGAGCCCGCTGCATTGCTTGGCCGATAACCAGCTCGTCGCCCGCTTTCAGAGCCCCCTCAAGAAGTTCTGTGAAAGTGTAGTCCGTGATGCCGGTGCGTATGCGGACGGGCTCAAGCGTCTTTCCCCTGGTCAGCTTCCAAACGATCTGCCAATCGTCGCTGCGCGACGCGCCAGCCTGACCAGCGCGCCCAGCCGCTTCCGCCCTTCGCTCGAGGAAAGGACGGGTGCCGGTTCCCTCCCCGGCCCGTCCCGCCCTTGCGGAACCGCCGGTGCTCCCGCTAGGCCGGCCGCCTTCCTGAATCCCAAACTTTGCCAGAAGCTCGCGGCGCTTGGACTCCGGCATCTCTGGTTTGTATCGCACCGCCCCGTTCGGCACCTTGACCACATCCTGCGCGGAGGCCACCGGAATAGTCACGTAGGCCGTCATCCCCGGAAAGAGTTTTTGCTCGGGATTGTCAAAATCAATGATCGTGTCGTAGGTCACCACGTTCTGCACGGTATAGGCGTTCATGCGTACCTGCGAGACGCGCCCCCGAAATGTTTCCCTGGGAAAAGAATCCACTTTGAAGCTAGCGATGGCTCCCACCTTGATCTTCCCCACATCGGCTTCGTCGGTCTTGGCATAGACCTGCATCTTGGTGAGGTCCTGCGCGATGGTGAAGAGCGTGGGCGCCGCCAGGCTGGCCGCCACCGTCTGCCCGACGTCCACGTTGCGGCCGATGACCGTGCCGTCGATCGGGGCTTGAATGGTTGTCCGGTTGAGGTCAATCTGCGCCGCAAGGAGGGCTGCCCGGCGCTGGCTGACCTGAGCCTTCGCCTGGTCGAGTTGGGCGTTGGCCGACTTCAAACGGGCCTGGGACTGTTCCAGTTGAGCTTCGACGGCGGCCAGGTTGGCTGCGGCAGTGTCATAGCTGCTCTGCGCCGTATCGCGCAAGGCAGCGGCAACAATCTTCTGTTCAAACAGCTCCGTCGTGCGCTCGCGGTCAATCTTTGCCTGAGAGAGCTGAGCCCGGGCTTTGTCCACGTTGGCTTTCGAGCTGGCCACGTCGGCTCTCGATGTCTCAATCGAGGCGGCGATGCCCTTCACGTTTGCCTGGGCGGTCTCCAGGTCCGCCTGCGCCTGCTCGACTCGCGCCCGGAACGTGGCCGGATCAATCTGAGCGATCACCTGTCCCCTTCTCACCCTCGAGTTGAAGTCGGCGAAGAGCCGAAGGATCGTGCCTGAAATCTGCGAACCGACCTGAACCATGGTAACGGCGTTGATCGTCCCGGTGGCCTCAACCGCCGAAAGGATATCGCCCCGCTCGACCTTGGCGGTGAAGTACTGCACATTGTTGCGGCGGCCAAAGCCGAGGATGACTAGGAGAAGAATCAAGCCGGCTGGCACCGCTGCCGCCAAAATGCGCCGCTTGCGAGATTGTTTGCGATACCACGCCAGAAGTTTGCTTATCCATTCGCCCGGTTTCATGCCTTCTTCTCCTGGTGAGACACCTGGCTACTGCCGTTCCAACTACTTGGCCCTATTCCCCGTCAACTACAACCTGCTACCTACTCCCTACCACCTGCTCCCTACCACCTGCCTTTTCCCTCTCGCGCTCATTTCAACTACCGCTCACCCTCGTAGCGGCTTGCTGGTACGGAGCTGGCGCCGTTTGCCATCCGCCTCGCTCACACACGCGTCTATATAAGTCCCATATTATCAAAAGCTTAGAAGGACATTAGCGCCGCCGCTCTGCGTGTTCGCGGTCAATCTCTCGGATCAACTCCTCAAATTTTACTTTCTGCTCCGGGGTCAGAATTGCGCGAATTTTCTCGCGCCCCTCCTGTCGCGCCGCCTCGTATTGCGGCCGGGTTGTCTCGCTGATGCCCTGATATTTCTTTTTCGTCTCGTCGAGAATGGTTTCCAGTTGCTGGCGTTGCTCCGCGCTAAGCGACAGCTCGCGAGTGAAACGCTCGACAGCATGCTGTCGCCAATCGCCGCGACG
Above is a window of Candidatus Acidiferrales bacterium DNA encoding:
- a CDS encoding efflux RND transporter periplasmic adaptor subunit is translated as MKPGEWISKLLAWYRKQSRKRRILAAAVPAGLILLLVILGFGRRNNVQYFTAKVERGDILSAVEATGTINAVTMVQVGSQISGTILRLFADFNSRVRRGQVIAQIDPATFRARVEQAQADLETAQANVKGIAASIETSRADVASSKANVDKARAQLSQAKIDRERTTELFEQKIVAAALRDTAQSSYDTAAANLAAVEAQLEQSQARLKSANAQLDQAKAQVSQRRAALLAAQIDLNRTTIQAPIDGTVIGRNVDVGQTVAASLAAPTLFTIAQDLTKMQVYAKTDEADVGKIKVGAIASFKVDSFPRETFRGRVSQVRMNAYTVQNVVTYDTIIDFDNPEQKLFPGMTAYVTIPVASAQDVVKVPNGAVRYKPEMPESKRRELLAKFGIQEGGRPSGSTGGSARAGRAGEGTGTRPFLERRAEAAGRAGQAGASRSDDWQIVWKLTRGKTLEPVRIRTGITDYTFTELLEGALKAGDELVIGQAMQRAQGMAPPPGGGFGGRPGGPPGRR